The Pangasianodon hypophthalmus isolate fPanHyp1 chromosome 2, fPanHyp1.pri, whole genome shotgun sequence genome window below encodes:
- the LOC113538336 gene encoding high-affinity lysophosphatidic acid receptor-like: protein MVVCNISSGCGLPEHHTLKYVTNVTGLQETTNSPLPISLKVVLSVVMVVIIAIGFLGNAIVCLIVYQKPAMRSAINLLLATLAFSDIMLSLFCMPVTAVTVVSDDWRFGMDFCRITLVLYWLFVLEGVSILLIISVDRFLIIVQRQDKLTPSRARLLIAGSWLLSFCLALPAAGSVPTLKASRCVLGYIESPNRGYTLLLVNAVFFVPVSVMLVSYLRILNTVRRNALRVHNHTFPSPEHGGKVSLPVLRRPPQLSVDMSFKTRAFTTILILFVGFSVCWLPHTALGLLAAFNHKFYTSNVFYAASVGALWLSYMKAVFNPVVYCWRIRKFREACDEFVPRSFRMPRLRARGGPRVRPCSIYVCAESQSAM, encoded by the coding sequence ATGGTGGTCTGCAACATCAGTTCAGGATGTGGTCTAccagaacatcacacactcaaataTGTAACAAATGTCACTGGGCTTCAGGAAACCACAAACTCTCCTTTACCCATCAGCCTGAAGGTCGTGCTGTCTGTTGTAATGGTGGTCATCATCGCCATCGGTTTTCTCGGAAATGCCATCGTCTGCCTGATAGTTTATCAAAAGCCGGCGATGCGTTCTGCCATCAATCTCTTACTAGCCACACTGGCTTTCAGCGACATCATGCTCTCACTCTTCTGCATGCCTGTGACTGCTGTTACCGTGGTGTCCGATGACTGGCGTTTCGGAATGGACTTTTGCCGCATCACGCTCGTGCTCTATTGGCTCTTTGTTCTGGAAGGCGTGTCTATCCTGCTGATCATCAGCGTGGACCGCTTTCTCATCATCGTGCAGCGGCAAGACAAGCTGACGCCGAGTCGTGCTCGCCTGCTCATCGCCGGTTCCTGGTTGCTCTCCTTCTGCTTGGCATTGCCTGCTGCTGGCAGCGTGCCAACTCTTAAAGCTTCACGCTGCGTTTTGGGCTACATCGAGTCCCCTAACCGCGGCTACACACTGCTGCTGGTCAATGCTGTCTTTTTCGTGCCTGTGAGCGTCATGCTGGTCTCCTATTTGCGCATCCTAAACACAGTGCGCCGCAACGCCTTGCGTGTCCACAACCACACCTTTCCCAGTCCTGAACATGGAGGGAAAGTGAGTTTGCCGGTTCTACGGCGCCCCCCGCAGCTCAGCGTGGACATGAGCTTCAAGACGCGGGCCTTCACCACAATCCTTATCCTTTTTGTTGGCTTTTCTGTGTGCTGGCTGCCCCACACAGCGCTCGGCCTCTTGGCTGCTTTCAATCACAAGTTCTACACGAGTAACGTGTTTTACGCAGCAAGCGTGGGGGCGCTGTGGCTCAGCTACATGAAGGCTGTGTTTAACCCTGTGGTGTACTGCTGGAGGATCCGCAAGTTCCGTGAGGCCTGTGATGAATTTGTGCCCAGGAGCTTTAGGATGCCCAGGCTGAGGGCACGAGGTGGGCCCAGGGTTCGTCCCTGCAGCATCTACGTCTGTGCTGAGAGCCAGTCAGCCATGTGA